In Curtobacterium sp. MCPF17_002, one genomic interval encodes:
- the pdxT gene encoding pyridoxal 5'-phosphate synthase glutaminase subunit PdxT encodes MAGSTSGSARPRIGVLALQGDFREHIASLTELGADVVPLRRPEEIDALDGVVIPGGESSVMDKLSRAFGLAEPLGAAIRSGLPTYGTCAGMIMLSSRITDGIAGQHTLDVLDTTVRRNAFGNQNDSFEIDIPMPALGAAPVHAVFIRAPVVEQHGAGVEVLGTLPDGQAVAVQQGNVIASAFHPEVAGEDRFHRRFLDLVRTA; translated from the coding sequence GTGGCTGGTAGCACGTCGGGCAGCGCGCGGCCCCGCATCGGGGTCCTCGCGCTGCAGGGTGACTTCCGTGAGCACATCGCCTCGCTGACGGAGCTCGGCGCCGACGTGGTGCCGCTCCGTCGCCCGGAGGAGATCGACGCCCTCGACGGCGTCGTGATCCCGGGTGGCGAGTCGAGCGTGATGGACAAGCTGTCCCGCGCGTTCGGCCTCGCCGAGCCCCTCGGGGCGGCGATCCGGTCCGGGCTGCCGACGTACGGCACCTGCGCGGGCATGATCATGCTGTCCTCCCGGATCACCGACGGCATCGCGGGGCAGCACACCCTCGACGTCCTCGACACGACGGTGCGCCGCAACGCGTTCGGCAACCAGAACGACTCGTTCGAGATCGACATCCCGATGCCGGCGCTCGGAGCCGCCCCGGTCCACGCGGTGTTCATCCGAGCACCCGTGGTGGAGCAGCACGGCGCGGGCGTCGAGGTCCTCGGCACCCTGCCGGACGGCCAGGCCGTGGCGGTGCAGCAGGGCAACGTCATCGCGAGCGCCTTCCACCCCGAGGTGGCGGGCGAAGACCGCTTCCACCGCCGGTTCCTCGACCTCGTCCGCACCGCCTAG
- a CDS encoding YebC/PmpR family DNA-binding transcriptional regulator, translating to MSGHSKWATTKHKKAVIDGRRAKSFAKLIKNIEVAAKMGGADMSGNPTLVDAVQKAKKTSVPNDNIDRAVKRGAGLTGETIEYTTIMYEGYGPNGVAMLIECLTDNKNRAAAEVRTTMSRNGGTMADPGSVAYNFSRKGVISVTKTDGLDEDTVMSAVLDAGAEDVIDQGGGFEVITEASDLVAARTALQEAGIDYDSADAEFVPGLKVPVDAETARKVFRLIDALEDSDDVQNVYSNFDIPADVQAELDEDED from the coding sequence GTGTCCGGGCATTCCAAGTGGGCGACGACCAAGCACAAGAAGGCCGTCATCGACGGTCGCCGTGCGAAGTCCTTCGCGAAGCTCATCAAGAACATCGAGGTCGCCGCGAAGATGGGCGGGGCCGACATGTCGGGCAACCCGACGCTCGTCGACGCCGTGCAGAAGGCCAAGAAGACCTCGGTGCCGAACGACAACATCGACCGCGCCGTCAAGCGCGGTGCCGGTCTGACCGGCGAGACGATCGAGTACACGACGATCATGTACGAGGGCTACGGCCCGAACGGCGTCGCGATGCTCATCGAGTGTCTGACCGACAACAAGAACCGCGCCGCGGCCGAGGTCCGCACGACGATGTCGCGGAACGGCGGCACCATGGCCGACCCCGGCAGCGTGGCGTACAACTTCTCGCGCAAGGGCGTCATCTCGGTGACGAAGACGGACGGCCTCGACGAGGACACCGTGATGAGCGCCGTGCTCGACGCCGGCGCCGAGGACGTCATCGACCAGGGCGGCGGCTTCGAGGTCATCACCGAGGCGAGCGACCTCGTCGCGGCCCGCACCGCGCTGCAAGAGGCCGGCATCGACTACGACTCGGCCGACGCCGAGTTCGTCCCCGGCCTCAAGGTCCCGGTGGACGCCGAGACGGCCCGCAAGGTGTTCCGCCTCATCGACGCGCTCGAGGACAGCGACGACGTGCAGAACGTCTACTCGAACTTCGACATCCCCGCCGACGTCCAGGCCGAGCTCGACGAGGACGAGGACTAG
- the ruvC gene encoding crossover junction endodeoxyribonuclease RuvC, translated as MRVLGVDPGLTRCGVGVVEVAPNRRARLVHVTVVRTPADMALEQRLLLIADGIAAEIDEHRPDAVAVERVFAQANVRTVMGTAQAAGLALHAAAARGLPVGLHTPSEVKAAVTGYGNADKRQVQTMIARVLGLDEAPKPADAADALALAVCHAWRLGAPDAAGSRPSNLTPAQRAWRDAQGGTVDSPLARAAAAAARPQRGRSASSVGGRRLGA; from the coding sequence CTGCGCGTGCTCGGGGTCGACCCCGGGCTCACGCGGTGCGGCGTCGGCGTGGTCGAGGTCGCACCGAACCGGCGTGCCCGGCTCGTCCACGTGACGGTCGTGCGCACGCCGGCGGACATGGCGCTCGAACAGCGCCTCCTGCTCATCGCCGACGGCATCGCCGCCGAGATCGACGAGCACCGCCCGGACGCCGTCGCGGTGGAGCGGGTGTTCGCGCAGGCGAACGTCCGCACCGTGATGGGCACCGCCCAGGCCGCCGGCCTCGCGCTGCACGCGGCCGCGGCCCGCGGGTTGCCGGTGGGCCTGCACACCCCGTCCGAGGTGAAGGCGGCGGTGACCGGGTACGGCAACGCCGACAAGCGACAGGTCCAGACGATGATCGCCCGGGTCCTCGGACTCGACGAGGCCCCGAAACCGGCCGACGCCGCCGACGCGCTCGCGTTGGCCGTGTGCCATGCCTGGAGGCTCGGAGCACCTGACGCCGCCGGCTCACGTCCGTCGAACCTCACCCCGGCACAGCGTGCCTGGCGGGACGCGCAGGGCGGCACCGTGGACTCGCCGCTCGCGCGGGCGGCCGCCGCTGCGGCACGGCCGCAGCGTGGCAGGTCGGCATCGTCGGTGGGCGGCCGTAGGCTCGGGGCATGA
- the ruvA gene encoding Holliday junction branch migration protein RuvA, producing the protein MIASLRGTCIDVAGSAVVVEVGGVGYAVTVTPAHALTMRHGSEVFLRTAMIVREDEHLLFGFASTDALQVFDLLRSVSGVGPKSAMGVLAHMEPAQVANAVANDDDGAFRKVSGIGPKTAKLIIVALSGKLAAFEQAPVVAARRGAAAHPAAVDVVAALIGLGWREDAAQRAVDDTIATEPGAATMGTQSLLRAALGALRPAGAGR; encoded by the coding sequence ATGATCGCGAGTCTCCGGGGCACCTGCATCGACGTCGCCGGATCGGCCGTCGTGGTCGAGGTCGGGGGAGTCGGGTACGCCGTGACGGTCACGCCCGCCCACGCCCTGACGATGCGACACGGCTCCGAGGTCTTCCTCCGCACGGCGATGATCGTGCGCGAGGACGAGCACCTCCTCTTCGGCTTCGCGTCCACCGACGCGCTCCAGGTGTTCGACCTGCTGCGGAGCGTCTCCGGCGTCGGCCCCAAGTCGGCGATGGGCGTCCTCGCCCACATGGAGCCCGCACAGGTCGCGAACGCCGTCGCGAACGACGACGACGGCGCGTTCCGCAAGGTGTCGGGCATCGGGCCGAAGACGGCCAAGCTCATCATCGTCGCGCTCTCCGGCAAGCTCGCCGCGTTCGAGCAGGCCCCGGTCGTCGCCGCCCGACGTGGTGCCGCGGCCCACCCGGCCGCGGTCGACGTCGTCGCGGCCCTCATCGGTCTGGGCTGGCGTGAGGACGCCGCTCAGCGCGCCGTCGACGACACCATCGCGACCGAGCCCGGTGCGGCCACGATGGGCACGCAGTCGCTGCTCCGCGCGGCGCTCGGTGCCCTGCGTCCCGCCGGGGCCGGCCGGTGA
- the ruvB gene encoding Holliday junction branch migration DNA helicase RuvB, protein MSGITAASAESQEELAFEGALRPKSLDEFVGQRKVRGQLDLLLKAAAMQERTPDHILMAGPPGLGKTTLAMIVAYESARPLRMSSGPAIQHAGDLAAVLSSLVPGEVLFIDEIHRMARSAEEMLYLAMEDFRIDVMVGKGAGATSIPLDLAPFTLVGATTRAGLLPNPLRDRFGFTAHLEFYEKDELEQVLIRAAHLLELDIDRSALREIAGRSRGTPRIANRLLRRVRDYALVHRTTDGMAAVQGALDLYDVDELGLDRLDRAVVETMLTRFDGGPVGLNTLAVSVGEESETIESVVEPFLVRVGLVTRSPRGRIATPQAWRHFGMTPGQATTAQPGLYDDDTD, encoded by the coding sequence GTGAGCGGCATCACCGCCGCCAGCGCCGAGTCGCAGGAGGAACTCGCGTTCGAGGGCGCGCTCCGCCCGAAGTCCCTCGACGAGTTCGTGGGACAGCGCAAGGTCCGCGGGCAGCTCGACCTGCTCCTCAAGGCCGCCGCGATGCAGGAGCGCACACCCGACCACATCCTGATGGCGGGCCCACCCGGACTCGGCAAGACCACGCTCGCGATGATCGTGGCGTACGAGTCCGCCCGGCCCCTGCGGATGTCGAGCGGACCGGCGATCCAGCACGCGGGCGACCTCGCCGCGGTGCTCTCGTCCCTCGTCCCCGGCGAGGTCCTCTTCATCGACGAGATCCACCGCATGGCGCGCTCGGCGGAGGAGATGCTCTACCTGGCGATGGAGGACTTCCGCATCGACGTGATGGTCGGCAAGGGCGCCGGCGCGACGAGCATCCCGCTCGACCTCGCGCCGTTCACCCTCGTCGGTGCGACCACCCGCGCGGGCCTGCTGCCGAACCCGCTCCGCGACCGCTTCGGGTTCACCGCCCACCTCGAGTTCTACGAGAAGGACGAGCTCGAACAGGTCCTCATCCGTGCGGCGCACCTGCTCGAGCTCGACATCGACCGGTCGGCGCTCCGTGAGATCGCCGGTCGGTCGCGCGGCACGCCCCGCATCGCGAACCGTCTGCTGCGCCGTGTGCGCGACTACGCGCTCGTGCACCGCACCACCGACGGCATGGCGGCCGTGCAGGGTGCCCTCGACCTCTACGACGTCGACGAGCTCGGGCTCGACCGGCTCGACCGCGCCGTCGTCGAGACGATGCTGACCCGCTTCGACGGGGGACCGGTCGGGCTCAACACGCTGGCGGTCTCCGTCGGCGAGGAATCCGAGACCATCGAGTCGGTCGTCGAGCCGTTCCTCGTCCGGGTCGGCCTGGTCACCCGGAGCCCGCGCGGCCGGATCGCGACCCCGCAGGCGTGGCGGCACTTCGGCATGACGCCGGGGCAGGCGACGACCGCCCAACCCGGCCTGTACGACGACGACACCGACTGA
- a CDS encoding preprotein translocase subunit YajC, which yields MGQEVILIVIVVAFAAFMFYNSRKRKKQQGELATKMVPGARVMLSFGLYGTLLSVDDEKVTADVEIAPGTVVTVHRQTLSRVVDDSASDIETTATPEDEPKPVAELNGEPVYGERIDPTETDADAAKRKTED from the coding sequence ATGGGTCAAGAAGTCATCCTCATCGTCATCGTCGTGGCGTTCGCGGCCTTCATGTTCTACAACAGCCGCAAGCGCAAGAAGCAGCAGGGCGAGCTCGCCACCAAGATGGTGCCGGGTGCCCGGGTCATGCTGTCCTTCGGCCTGTACGGCACGCTCCTGTCGGTCGACGACGAGAAGGTCACCGCCGACGTCGAGATCGCTCCGGGCACGGTCGTCACCGTCCACCGTCAGACCCTGTCGCGCGTCGTCGACGACAGCGCGTCGGACATCGAGACCACCGCCACGCCGGAGGACGAGCCGAAGCCCGTCGCCGAGCTGAACGGCGAGCCGGTCTACGGTGAGCGCATCGACCCGACCGAGACCGACGCCGACGCGGCGAAGCGCAAGACCGAAGACTGA